The following proteins come from a genomic window of Aspergillus oryzae RIB40 DNA, chromosome 4:
- a CDS encoding putative Coatomer subunit epsilon (predicted protein) → MDPFSAEGELINIHNAFHQGQYQEVIDFDTSALSSENHLPARVLKLRAKIALGQTDQVLSDVDGEEDTPDLAAVKALAQQTAGDSEAALKLTQDLAENYPDNATVQALGGTVLQAQGSSEEALALLAKHQGNLEAYV, encoded by the exons ATGGATCCATTCTCGGCAGAAGGTG AACTTATCAACATTCACAATGCCTTCCACCAAGGCCAGTACCAGGAGGTGATCGACTTCGACACATCAGCCCTATCCTCTGAAAACCACCTTCCTGCTCGCGTTTTAAAGCTTCGCGCCAAAATTGCCCTGGGACAGACCGACCAGGTTCTCTCCGACGTtgacggcgaagaagacaCCCCCGACCTTGCGGCAGTGAAGGCGTTGGCGCAGCAAACAGCTGGCGACAGCGAGGCTGCCCTGAAGCTCACACAGGATCTGGCGGAGAACTACCCCGACAATGCTACCGTACAGGCTCTAGGTGGAACAGTGCTGCAGGCGCAGGGATCGAGCGAGGAGGCTCTGGCTTTGTTGGCGAAGCACCAAGGCAATCTGGAAGCGTATGTCTGA
- a CDS encoding putative 1-phosphatidylinositol-4,5-bisphosphate phosphodiesterase Plc1 (phosphoinositide-specific phospholipase C): MAASRHTGTIAPKIDSAIQRGTVLTKVTKKRRKQVRFFLDLDAGKVYWDVSNPAKRFYIDDIKEIRVGVDARNYREEHQIPQDTENRWFTIVIADDERSKGRTVKTLHLIAPNTPILELWTTTLEHISRYRIGLMAGLAGSGQSEAVLKAHWQREMSRLFPHGTRSAEQGSLDFGAVESICRSLHINCSKNMLRAQFSKADSDVNGKLNFSQFQNFVARLKERKDVKEIFKDSATDAKAGLSVDEFLKFLRNIQNENVDSDRSYWVSVFDKCVRKSKSRVPSIPEFEEEQVPRMDLDAFSSFLASPWNGLYASRAPQSRFDRPLNEYFISSSHNTYLLGRQVAGASSTEAYISALQKGCRCVEIDCWDGADGRPIVSHGRTMTTSVLFADCITVINRYAFITTDFPLILSLEVHCNPEQQLAMVKIMKDTFKDQLVLEPLLTNSFVLPSPEELKGRILVKVKTCDELQEGVRQEPVGTFAVHGRKRSASSPFIRPTASESSAITSLPPLSSPPTLGLETVGSFLTQDRRSFTTTSISSAAEESDGALATIRKEKKRRQKSKITKPLSDLGVYTRGYKWHSFSSAESQRYNHVYSFAERSFEGICRDAENKALFEKHNRKYLTRVYPSGFRLRSSNFDPLKFWRRGVQMAALNWQTYDIGMQMNQAMFAAGSDRTGYVLKPESLRALCPADEEKTKATEWKLVRFSVDVISAQQLPRPRSIGPDDNINPYVEIEMFSADDRGQSFVYGEGGMNASARNGMSGIGFPHRRRTKIEQSNGYSPIFNDRFRLSLETKYPDLVFVRWTIWSSQDGRSAGSNSSVQLATFTAKLSSLSQGYRYLPLYDGGGDQYLFSTLFCKITKEDPVSVQRLDAEELRAERMGILRQIGQTVFKRTSSTERERGNDMATSAEDKDSSPDLTPTVSAASTSSLPP; this comes from the coding sequence ATGGCAGCCTCCCGCCACACCGGCACAATCGCGCCAAAGATTGATTCGGCGATTCAGCGTGGGACTGTCTTGACGAAAGTTACAAAGAAGCGCAGAAAGCAAGTCCGTTTCTTCCTAGACCTAGATGCGGGCAAGGTCTACTGGGATGTCTCAAATCCGGCTAAACGCTTTTACATTGacgatatcaaggaaattcGGGTTGGCGTGGACGCACGGAATTACCGCGAGGAGCACCAGATTCCACAAGACACCGAAAATCGCTGGTTCACAATTGTTATCGCCGATGACGAGCGGTCCAAAGGTCGCACTGTCAAAACGCTGCACCTTATTGCCCCAAATACTCCTATCCTGGAGCTTTGGACCACGACTCTAGAACATATCTCCCGATACAGGATAGGTCTTATGGCTGGCCTGGCTGGTTCCGGTCAGAGTGAGGCAGTCCTGAAGGCGCATTGGCAGCGTGAGATGTCGAGATTGTTCCCTCATGGAACCAGGTCGGCTGAGCAGGGGAGTCTTGATTTTGGAGCCGTGGAGAGCATTTGTCGCAGTCTACATATCAATTGCTCCAAGAACATGCTTCGCGCTCAATTTTCCAAAGCTGATTCTGATGTCAACGGCAAGTTGAACTTCTCACAATTTCAGAATTTTGTTGCTCGCTTGAAAGAGCGGAAAGACGTAaaggagatcttcaaggataGCGCCACGGATGCCAAAGCTGGCCTGAGCGTTGATGAATTCTTGAAATTCCTGCGAAACATCCAGAATGAGAACGTTGACTCTGATCGAAGTTATTGGGTCTCGGTTTTCGACAAGTGTGTACGCAAGTCTAAATCGCGGGTCCCAAGCATCCCGGAGTTTGAGGAGGAGCAAGTCCCTCGAATGGATCTTGATgcattttcctctttccttgCGTCTCCATGGAACGGGTTATACGCCTCACGTGCTCCCCAATCGCGATTCGACCGTCCCTTGAACGAATACTTCATCTCGAGTTCCCACAATACCTATCTTTTAGGCCGCCAGGTCGCGGGAGCGTCCAGCACAGAGGCATACATAAGTGCTTTGCAAAAAGGATGCCGTTGTGTAGAGATCGACTGTTGGGATGGGGCTGATGGCCGACCAATTGTGTCCCATGGAAGAACTATGACCACGAGCGTTCTGTTTGCCGACTGTATCACCGTCATCAATCGCTATGCATTCATAACTACAGATTTTCCTCTCATTTTGTCTCTCGAGGTACATTGTAACCCGGAGCAGCAACTGGCAATGGTCAAAATCATGAAGGATACCTTCAAAGATCAGCTCGTCCTGGAGCCGCTATTAACAAATAGTTTTGTCCTTCCCTCGCCCGAAGAGCTGAAGGGACGCATTCTTGTCAAGGTAAAGACCTGTGACGAGCTCCAAGAGGGTGTACGACAGGAACCCGTCGGCACATTCGCCGTTCACGGCCGTAAACGCAGCGCAAGCTCTCCCTTCATACGGCCGACGGCATCTGAAAGCTCAGCAATCACCAGTCTGCCTCCTCTGTCTAGCCCTCCGACGCTTGGACTGGAAACCGTTGGCTCATTTTTGACCCAAGATAGACGCTCGTTCACAACCACCAGTATTAGCAGTGCCGCGGAGGAAAGTGATGGCGCATTGGCGACaatcaggaaagaaaagaaaaggcgccagaagagcaagatcaCTAAACCCCTGTCTGATCTAGGTGTCTACACCCGAGGGTACAAGTGGCACAGCTTCTCGTCCGCTGAAAGTCAACGGTATAATCATGTCTACTCCTTCGCCGAACGATCATTCGAGGGTATCTGCCGTGACGCTGAAAACAAGGCTCTTTTCGAAAAGCACAACCGAAAATATCTGACTCGGGTCTATCCATCCGGCTTCCGCTTGAGATCTTCGAACTTCGATCCCCTTAAATTTTGGCGTCGCGGTGTTCAGATGGCGGCCTTGAACTGGCAAACATACGACATAGGCATGCAGATGAACCAGGCCATGTTTGCTGCTGGGAGCGATCGAACTGGTTACGTGCTTAAACCCGAGTCTCTTCGCGCCTTGTGCCCAGccgacgaagagaaaacgaaGGCTACAGAGTGGAAGCTTGTTCGATTCTCAGTGGACGTTATCTCTGCCCAACAACTTCCTCGCCCTCGCAGCATTGGCCCCGATGATAACATCAACCCTTACGTGGAGATTGAAATGTTTAGTGCTGACGATCGTGGTCAGAGCTTCGTTTATGGTGAGGGTGGTATGAACGCATCCGCCCGTAATGGCATGTCGGGCATTGGATTTCCGCACCGTCGGCGCACGAAGATCGAGCAGAGCAATGGATATAGCCCAATCTTTAATGATCGCTTTAGGTTGTCGTTGGAGACTAAATATCCTGATTTGGTATTCGTTCGCTGGACTATCTGGAGCTCACAGGATGGGCGCAGTGCAGGAAGTAATAGCAGTGTCCAACTTGCCACGTTCACTGCAAAGCTTAGCAGCTTATCCCAAGGATACCGCTACTTGCCCCTGTATGACGGCGGCGGAGACCAATATCTGTTCTCAACCTTATTCTGCAAGATCACCAAAGAAGACCCAGTGTCTGTTCAGCGGCTTGACGCAGAAGAACTGCGAGCTGAGCGGATGGGTATTCTTCGACAAATTGGCCAGACTGTCTTTAAGCGCACGTCGTCTACGGAGCGCGAGAGGGGTAATGACATGGCAACGAGCGCAGAGGATAAGGACAGCTCTCCAGATCTGACACCAACGGTTTCTGCAGCGTCCACTTCATCGTTGCCTCCTTAA
- a CDS encoding putative adenosine deaminase (adenine deaminase/adenosine deaminase), translated as MNTAKPVDAAFTKSLPKIEVHAHLSGSISRQCLHELWLQKRAADPSFDLPDPWVVMPPGKVDYTLDTFFNTFGTFTYHLLTDLPSITYATTSVLTNFHADGIKYLELRTIPRPSPHFTQEAYISTILSTITTFAEKHPDLTTRLILSLDRGEHTPADADAVVNLAIAHKPLVVGVDIAGNPSKGDMAIFGPALANAKAAGLGVTVHFAEVRTPPKEGELETILGFGPDRLGHVIHVPEDLRGEIIRRKVGLELCMSCNVHAKLFDGGFLEHHFREWWRVEECPVVLCTDDVGFFCSPVSNEYLLAAEHFNLTRADIVDITRRAVRVIFGGEEEKKRLYRLLDEFEAGYRE; from the exons ATGAACACCGCCAAGCCAGTCGACGCAGCCTTCACAAAATCCCTCCCCAAAATCGAG GTCCACGCCCATTTAAGTGGCAGCATAAGTCGCCAATGTCTCCACGAACTATGGCTTCAAAAGCGCGCCGCAGACCCAAGCTTTGACCTCCCAGATCCCTGGGTCGTCATGCCCCCGGGCAAGGTAGACTACACACTTGATAC attCTTCAACACCTTCGGCACATTCACCTACCACCTCCTCACCGACCTTCCCTCAATAACCTATGCCACAACCTCCGTGCTAACCAACTTCCACGCCGACGGCATCAAATACCTTGAACTCCGCACCATCCCCCGTCCCAGCCCCCATTTCACCCAAGAAGCCTACATATCAACCATCCTCTCCACAATAACCACCTTCGCAGAAAAACACCCAGACCTAACAACCCGactcatcctctccctcgaCCGCGGCGAGCACACCCCCGCCGACGCAGACGCCGTCGTCAACCTAGCCATTGCCCACAAACCGCTCGTCGTGGGGGTCGACATCGCCGGGAACCCGAGTAAGGGGGATATGGCGATTTTCGGGCCCGCGCTGGCGAACGCCAAAGCGGCTGGGTTGGGCGTTACGGTGCATTTTGCGGAGGTGAGGACGCCGCCGAAGGAGGGGGAGCTGGAGACCATATTGGGGTTTGGGCCGGATCGGTTGGGTCATGTTATTCATGTGCCTGAGGATCTGAGGGGGGAGATTATTCGGCGGAAGGTGGGGTTGGAGTTGTGTATGAGTTGTAATGTTCATGCGAAGCTTTTTGATGGTGGGTTTTTAGAGCATCATTTTAGGGAGTGGTGGAGGGTTGAGGAGTGTCCGGTTGTGCTTTGT ACGGATGATGTGGGCTTCTTTTGTAGTCCTGTGTCGAATGAGTATTTGCTTGCGGCAGAGCATTTTAATCTCACTCGCGCCGATATCGTGGATATAACTCGAAGAGCTGTTAGAGTGATCTTTGgaggcgaggaggagaagaagcggtTATATAGACTATTAGATGAGTTTGAGGCCGGTTATAGAGAGTGA